A window of Pullulanibacillus sp. KACC 23026 genomic DNA:
TTATTGGCCAGAACATTTAGAGTTAATCGACGTGCTGCCAAGAACCGTTACGGGGAAGGTTCAAAAATATGTTCTCAGAGAGTTGATTTCAGATAAGCGCAAAATAAAGGCCTAATAAGGAAAGGATGAAAAACGAATGAATGATTCAGCCTTTCAACAACTTAAATCAGAAGTTCATGATTTTGTGAATGGCCCGCTTAGAGAACTCTCAGAAAAGATTGAAGAAACAGGGCAATGCGGGAAGGATGTTTGGGAGGAATTAAGAAGCCATGGCTTTTTAAATCTGACTGCTCCTGAATCCCTTGGAGGAAAAGGAATAAGCTTTTCTCAGTATCTAGAAATCATTGAACTTTTTTCACAATCGCACGGATCGATCCGTGTGATTGTACATGTTAGTAACGGAATTTGGCGTCCCTTTATGCCCATAGTGAACGAAGAACAAAGGGAACGTTTCTTAAAACCGTTAGTTAAAGGAGATTTAATCGCAACCTTCACTTTAACTGAGCCTAACAGTGGTTCGGGTGCAGATATTAAAACAACTGTCCGAAGAGAAGGCAATGATTTCCTTATAAATGGTGAAAAATGGATGATCTCATTTGGTGATGTGGCAGACTATTTCCTTCTATTCGCCCGTGAAGAAGGAACAATCGGTTATGATGGAACACTAGCCATAATGATCCCTAGAGACACTCCGGGCCTAAAAATTGATTTGATGCCTCCGACTATGGGACAAACAGGTACCGGTCATGCCCACCTCTTCTTAGAGAACGCCCGTGTGCCTAAGGACAATCTGTTAGGTCAACCTGGACAAGGGTTAATCGCAGCTTTAAGCGGTTTTCTTGATCCGAGCCGGATTTCGGTGGCGATGACGTGTGTCGGTCTCGCACAGCGAGCGTTGGACTTAGCTGTTGAACGAGCAAACGAACGGGTTACTTTTGGTAAACCTCTTAGCAAAAGGCAACTCATTCAATCCTATATTGCCGAAATGGCCACTGATATTGAAGCGGCCCGCCTGCTCTGTTTAAATGCAGGGCGATTGCAGGACCAAGAAGCGCTTGTTCCGGCACAAGCTTCCATGGCAAAATTTTATAGTGTTGAAATGCTTCGAAGGGTAACTGATAAGGCGCTTAGGATCTTTGGTGGAATCGGCTACTTCAAAGGGAGCGAGATTGAGCGGATTTATCGGGACGGTCGCCTCCAATGGTTTGAAGAAGGAACGGCTGAAACTCAAAAGGTGGTCATCGCCAAGCATTATCTAACAAAGGGGTGATGGCTTTGAACACTATAAATCTGTTTTCAAAAGGTAGAATTGGATCTTTAGAGTTAGAGCATCGAATCTTAATGGGTTCGATGCATCTAGGCATAGAAGGAGACCCAAAACATTTAAATCAATTAAAAGCCTTCTACGTTGAACGGGTAAAAGGTGGCGCAGCCTTGATCATAACTGGTGGTGTCGCTGTCCTTCCAGAAGGCGGCGGCGACCACATGTTTTGTTTGACAAATTTGAGCGATCGCAGTCAGCTTAAAGAGATCGTTCAAGCGGTCCATTATGCAGGAGGTAAGCTGGCTCTCCAATTACAGCATAATGGCCGATATGCTAAGGAGGCAGAAACAGGGCTTACACCGGTTGCGCCTAGTCCTCTTTTTTCTAATCTCACAAAGGAGACACCCAAGGAGCTTTCGATTCGTGAGATTAAGGACATTCAAGCGGCTTTTATTGAAGGGGCCATATTCGCAAAGGATGCAGGGTTTGATGCCATTGAATTAATGGGTTCAGAAGGTTATTTATTAAACCAATTTCTTTCACCCATTACGAATCAGAGAACGGACGCTTATGGCGGTACTTTTGAGAAAAGGATGAAGCTTCCGCTTGACATTGTAGCTGGCATTAGAGAGCATGTCGGATCTGCTTTTCCTTTAATTTATCGAATTTCAGGAAACGACTATATGGAAGACAGCACGACGCAAGAGGAGACCATGGAGTTTGCTAAGCAATTGGAAAGTCAAGGGATTGACGCTTTAAACGTTGGCGTTGGCTGGCATGAATCACGTGTACCGACTGTCGCCGCCAGCGTTCCAAATGCTGCCTTTGCTCACGTTGTATCTTACATAAAAAACGCGGTTTCCATTCCTGTCATTGGGGCAAATCGCATCCATACGCCTGAAGTTGCAGAAGACGTTCTAAAACTTGGATTCATGGATTTTGTGGCACCTGCCCGTCCGTGGCTTGCCGATGAAGCGTTTGCGTTAAAGGCAAAAACAAACCGCGAAATGCTTAATCGATGTATCTCATGTAATCAGAGATGCCTGGACCATACGCTCGGACATCCGCCATTGCCTGTTGAATGTTTGGTTAATCCGAGGACAGGTCATGAATGGGAATGGAAGAAGCGAGAAATTGAAAATAAGGAAAGTCAAAGGAGGCAAAACATTGCTGTCGTGGGCGGTGGTGTTGCGGGTCTATCAACAGCTAAGGCTGCTGCTGAACAGGGATACAAGGTGGCGCTATTTGAAGCCCAGCCACAATTAGGGGGGCACTTTTTCCTCGCCTCACAGATCCCAAGCAAGGAAAAGTTCAGAGAGACCATTCAGTATTATAAAACCTGTCTTGAACGTCTAAATGTCGACATTCATTTGTCAACTAAACCGAACATTGATGAATTAGAGACTTTTGATAAAGTGTATTTGGCAACAGGTGTGACCCCTTACGTCCCAGAACAGTTAAAAGGTGTCCAGCTTCCTCATGTTGTCACCTACTCTGACATTCTATCTGGACAAGTTCCGGTTGGAAAAAAAGTGGCGATAGTTGGCGGCGGCGGCATTGGCTGTGACTTAGCCCATTTAATCAGCCAGGCAAATGACATAAGGCCTGAGGTTAAAACGTTTTTTGAAGACTATGGGATTAAGGTGAGGGAATGCGCCAATATTGAAGTGACCCTTATTTCACGATCGAAAAGGCTAGCCAAGAATGTCGGACCGACCACGCGCTGGGTTCTCTTGTCAGAGCTTCGAAAATTAGGGGTGACTCTCCTAAAAGGTTTTGAATGCTGTGAAATAACCGAAGACGGTGTATGGGTTCAAACTAGTGAAACTAAGCAATTTATAAAGGCAGACCAAGTGATTCTTTGCACAGGACAAACGGCTAATCAGGAACTTTACGACGTTTTAAAAGATCGAGTGCCAACTGTACTCATCGGCGGAAGCTATGATGCGAGTGAACTTAACGCGGCAAAGGCGATCCATCAAGGGTATGCTTATTTTTACTCTAATGAAGTTGAAGCAATCAATAAATAAGGTGAGAAGGGATTTTGCCAAATGGGGAAATTTGAAGGAAAGAAAGCT
This region includes:
- a CDS encoding FAD-dependent oxidoreductase, translating into MNTINLFSKGRIGSLELEHRILMGSMHLGIEGDPKHLNQLKAFYVERVKGGAALIITGGVAVLPEGGGDHMFCLTNLSDRSQLKEIVQAVHYAGGKLALQLQHNGRYAKEAETGLTPVAPSPLFSNLTKETPKELSIREIKDIQAAFIEGAIFAKDAGFDAIELMGSEGYLLNQFLSPITNQRTDAYGGTFEKRMKLPLDIVAGIREHVGSAFPLIYRISGNDYMEDSTTQEETMEFAKQLESQGIDALNVGVGWHESRVPTVAASVPNAAFAHVVSYIKNAVSIPVIGANRIHTPEVAEDVLKLGFMDFVAPARPWLADEAFALKAKTNREMLNRCISCNQRCLDHTLGHPPLPVECLVNPRTGHEWEWKKREIENKESQRRQNIAVVGGGVAGLSTAKAAAEQGYKVALFEAQPQLGGHFFLASQIPSKEKFRETIQYYKTCLERLNVDIHLSTKPNIDELETFDKVYLATGVTPYVPEQLKGVQLPHVVTYSDILSGQVPVGKKVAIVGGGGIGCDLAHLISQANDIRPEVKTFFEDYGIKVRECANIEVTLISRSKRLAKNVGPTTRWVLLSELRKLGVTLLKGFECCEITEDGVWVQTSETKQFIKADQVILCTGQTANQELYDVLKDRVPTVLIGGSYDASELNAAKAIHQGYAYFYSNEVEAINK
- a CDS encoding acyl-CoA dehydrogenase family protein, with amino-acid sequence MNDSAFQQLKSEVHDFVNGPLRELSEKIEETGQCGKDVWEELRSHGFLNLTAPESLGGKGISFSQYLEIIELFSQSHGSIRVIVHVSNGIWRPFMPIVNEEQRERFLKPLVKGDLIATFTLTEPNSGSGADIKTTVRREGNDFLINGEKWMISFGDVADYFLLFAREEGTIGYDGTLAIMIPRDTPGLKIDLMPPTMGQTGTGHAHLFLENARVPKDNLLGQPGQGLIAALSGFLDPSRISVAMTCVGLAQRALDLAVERANERVTFGKPLSKRQLIQSYIAEMATDIEAARLLCLNAGRLQDQEALVPAQASMAKFYSVEMLRRVTDKALRIFGGIGYFKGSEIERIYRDGRLQWFEEGTAETQKVVIAKHYLTKG